ATATTACATAGAACTTTTCTTTGCTTTATTAAATCAAGAATAGAATCTTTCCACTTTTCAGCTATTATAGAAATAAATTCTCTTATAAAGTACCACAGATTATAAAGGATAGCAGAAAATATGAAAAAGAAAAACCTTATAATAGGATTCTCTGTCTTCGTTTTTATCATAAAATTCTCTTGAGCATCTCTATAAAAATTTTCTATGTTCCATCTTCTCCTATATAGATCTGCGAGACTAAGAATATTTGATTCATCAATTTCAATGTTTGTGCAGAAAACATCGAAATTTTTCCAATTTTCTTTATATTTGTTACCATTTGGAATGAAGAACAAGTTTGTTTTTATTTCTTC
The Thermoplasmatales archaeon genome window above contains:
- a CDS encoding transposase; translated protein: MFFIPNGNKYKENWKNFDVFCTNIEIDESNILSLADLYRRRWNIENFYRDAQENFMIKTKTENPIIRFFFFIFSAILYNLWYFIREFISIIAEKWKDSILDLIKQRKVLCNINCAKRIDEKIIKIF